From Rhodovastum atsumiense, a single genomic window includes:
- a CDS encoding XrtA/PEP-CTERM system exopolysaccharide export protein — translation MMTDLHPACFLALVLLTACSPGVASRDRTTVTSPVEKSATTAALSDEKESYIIGAGDQLQVFVYDAPQLSSEVPVRPDGRISTPLAPEMVAAGKTPGTLAQDISERLKEYVKDPNVTVIVRTFVGPFNRQVRVIGEATQPQAIPYRDHMTVLDTMIMVKGLTRFAAGNRAFILRNTTQGQEHIPVRLADLLKDGDIGQNVEVQPGDTLVIPQTWF, via the coding sequence ATGATGACCGACCTTCATCCGGCCTGCTTTCTGGCACTGGTTCTGCTTACTGCCTGCAGTCCTGGTGTCGCCTCGCGCGACCGGACGACCGTGACAAGCCCGGTTGAGAAGAGTGCCACAACTGCGGCGCTCTCCGACGAGAAGGAGAGCTACATCATCGGCGCCGGTGACCAGTTGCAGGTGTTCGTCTACGACGCGCCGCAGCTCAGCAGCGAGGTGCCCGTTCGTCCAGACGGCCGCATCTCCACGCCCCTTGCTCCCGAGATGGTGGCGGCAGGCAAGACACCGGGGACGCTCGCGCAGGACATCTCCGAACGGCTCAAGGAGTACGTTAAAGATCCGAATGTGACGGTGATCGTGCGCACTTTTGTTGGCCCGTTTAACCGCCAGGTTCGCGTCATCGGCGAGGCGACGCAGCCGCAGGCGATTCCTTATCGCGATCACATGACCGTTCTCGACACGATGATCATGGTTAAGGGACTGACACGATTCGCCGCCGGCAACCGCGCCTTCATCCTGCGCAACACCACCCAAGGCCAGGAGCACATCCCGGTCCGTCTGGCCGACTTGCTCAAGGACGGCGATATCGGCCAGAACGTCGAGGTGCAGCCCGGCGATACGCTCGTCATCCCGCAGACCTGGTTCTGA
- a CDS encoding glycosyltransferase family 2 protein codes for MMQRPPPVLPDSGAWSADITRHPATLSSDPRAASAAGLLVTVGILAHNEERRLGATIASLFAQSILTGNTVESSLRLEIVVVPNGCTDATAAIAERALAEAKTASSRIEVGYKVVSLSRPGKSAAWNELIHEIADPATDIFVMMDADIEFVTTHTIENSIAQLLVSRQGDVVVDLPVNDLVRKAHPNLLERALVQLSAQRLERPPGLAGSFYCARGDTLRAIWMPRGLPGEDGFLAAAITTDGFRVAPDSSRIRRAADAAHYYEGLNSVRAIIRHEVRLVIGTAVNVYLCWDVLHFLTDPRGLGAGDLIRRLNQERPTWFEGLVANAIANRGLWALPRGMFRERVWSRFGILSRRPVWRVLHLVPFLLGAFVIELIVLHAANRQLRRGKAIHYW; via the coding sequence ATGATGCAGCGGCCGCCTCCTGTTTTGCCCGACTCAGGTGCCTGGTCCGCCGATATCACGAGACATCCGGCCACGCTTTCATCGGATCCACGGGCAGCCTCCGCGGCGGGCCTGCTGGTGACCGTGGGGATCCTGGCCCATAACGAAGAGCGCAGGCTTGGCGCGACAATCGCTTCCCTGTTTGCCCAATCGATCCTGACCGGCAACACCGTCGAATCTTCGCTTAGACTGGAAATCGTGGTCGTGCCGAACGGTTGTACCGATGCGACGGCCGCGATCGCCGAGCGAGCACTCGCCGAGGCGAAGACAGCTTCGTCCCGGATCGAGGTCGGATACAAGGTCGTTTCGCTTTCCCGACCCGGAAAGAGCGCTGCCTGGAATGAGCTGATCCACGAAATTGCGGATCCGGCGACTGATATTTTTGTAATGATGGACGCCGATATCGAATTCGTGACGACACATACCATCGAGAATTCCATCGCTCAACTGCTGGTCAGCCGCCAGGGGGATGTCGTCGTTGACCTGCCGGTGAACGACCTGGTGCGTAAGGCGCATCCCAATCTGCTGGAGCGGGCGCTGGTCCAACTGTCGGCGCAGAGATTGGAAAGACCGCCGGGCTTGGCCGGCAGCTTTTACTGCGCACGCGGCGATACGCTGCGGGCGATCTGGATGCCTCGCGGGTTGCCGGGTGAAGATGGATTCCTGGCGGCGGCCATCACGACGGATGGCTTCCGGGTGGCCCCTGATTCCAGCCGCATCAGGCGAGCGGCGGATGCGGCTCATTACTACGAAGGTCTGAATAGCGTGCGGGCGATCATCCGCCATGAGGTGCGGCTCGTGATCGGAACCGCTGTCAATGTGTATCTCTGCTGGGATGTTTTGCACTTCCTGACTGACCCGAGGGGACTTGGTGCGGGCGACCTCATCAGAAGGTTAAACCAGGAACGTCCAACCTGGTTCGAGGGGTTGGTCGCCAACGCCATCGCCAATCGTGGCCTGTGGGCGCTTCCACGTGGGATGTTCCGCGAGCGGGTGTGGAGCCGATTCGGCATCCTCTCGCGCCGTCCAGTCTGGCGTGTACTGCACCTTGTCCCGTTTCTGCTCGGCGCGTTCGTCATTGAACTCATCGTGCTCCATGCGGCAAACCGGCAGCTTCGGCGCGGCAAGGCCATTCATTATTGGTAA